In one Streptomyces sp. NBC_01241 genomic region, the following are encoded:
- a CDS encoding IS630 family transposase has protein sequence MAEPVRVRRLTDQEGQKLQEIVRRGSTSSVRFRRAMMLLASAGGNRVPVIAQLVQADEDTVRDVIHRFNEIGLACLDPRWAGGRPRLLSPDDEDFVVQTATTRPTKLGQPFTRWSIRKLLAHLRKVHGRVIRIGREALRRLLARRGITFQRTKTWKESPDPDREAKLDRIEEVLDRFPDRVFAFDEFGPLGIRPTGGAGWAPASHPERHPATYHRTHGVRYFHGCYSVGDDTLWGVNRRKKGAANTLAALRSVRAARPDGAPIYVILDNLSAHKGETIRRWAKKNRVELCFTPTYASWANPIEAHFGPLRQFTIANSNHRNHTVQTRALHAYLRWRNANARHPDVLAAQRRERARIRSEKGIRWGGRPLADAA, from the coding sequence GTGGCTGAGCCTGTCCGCGTGCGCAGGTTGACCGACCAGGAGGGGCAGAAGCTGCAGGAGATCGTGCGCCGGGGCAGCACCAGTTCGGTCCGCTTCCGACGCGCGATGATGCTGCTGGCGTCGGCTGGCGGGAACCGGGTCCCGGTGATCGCCCAGCTGGTGCAGGCCGACGAGGACACCGTCCGGGATGTGATCCACCGGTTCAACGAGATCGGCCTGGCCTGTCTGGACCCTCGGTGGGCGGGAGGCCGTCCCCGCCTGCTCAGCCCTGACGACGAAGACTTCGTCGTCCAGACAGCCACCACCCGCCCGACCAAGCTCGGCCAGCCCTTCACTCGCTGGTCCATCCGCAAACTGCTGGCCCACCTGCGGAAAGTCCATGGGCGGGTCATCCGCATCGGCCGCGAGGCGTTACGCCGTCTGCTCGCCCGCCGCGGCATCACCTTCCAGCGCACCAAGACCTGGAAAGAGTCCCCGGACCCCGACCGCGAGGCAAAGCTGGACCGGATCGAGGAGGTCCTGGACCGCTTCCCGGACCGGGTCTTCGCGTTCGACGAGTTCGGCCCGCTCGGCATCCGCCCCACCGGCGGTGCGGGCTGGGCCCCCGCCAGTCACCCCGAGCGGCACCCGGCGACCTACCACCGCACGCATGGCGTCAGGTACTTCCACGGCTGCTATTCGGTCGGTGACGACACGCTCTGGGGCGTCAACCGCCGGAAGAAGGGCGCCGCGAACACGCTGGCCGCGCTCAGATCGGTCCGGGCCGCCCGACCGGACGGCGCCCCCATCTACGTCATCCTGGACAACCTGTCCGCCCACAAGGGCGAGACGATCCGCCGCTGGGCGAAGAAGAACCGCGTCGAGCTGTGCTTCACGCCGACATACGCGTCCTGGGCCAACCCAATCGAGGCGCACTTCGGGCCGCTGCGGCAGTTCACCATCGCCAACTCCAACCACCGCAACCACACCGTGCAGACCCGGGCCCTGCACGCCTATCTGCGCTGGCGCAACGCGAATGCCCGTCACCCCGACGTGCTGGCAGCCCAGCGCCGCGAGCGCGCTCGCATCCGCAGCGAGAAGGGCATCCGTTGGGGCGGACGTCCCCTCGCCGATGCCGCTTGA
- a CDS encoding acyl-CoA dehydrogenase family protein, whose protein sequence is MSAPSAPKNTPKVTEREARQVAEAAREQDWHKPSFAKELFLGRFRLDLIHPHPQPPVDDVRRGEAFLARLRDFCETRIDSALIEREARIPDEVINGLKELGALGMKIEPKYGGLGLTQVYYNKALSLVGSASPAIGALLSAHQSIGVPQPLKIFGSQEQKDAFLPRLASTDISAFLLTEPDVGSDPARLATSAVPDGSDYILDGVKLWTTNGVVADLLVVMARVPKSEGHRGGITAFVVEADSPGITVENRNAFMGLRGIENGVTRFHRVRVPAANRIGPEGAGLKIALTTLNTGRLSLPAMCVGAGKWCLKIAREWSAVREQWGRPVARHEAVGAKISFIAATTFALEAVVELSSQMADENRNDIRIEAALAKLYGSEMGCLMADELVQIRGGRGFETAESLAARGERAVPAEQLLRDLRINRIFEGSTEIMHLLIAREAVDAHLKVAGDIIDPDKPLSAKAKAGANAAGFYARWLPKLVAGPGQLPRTYGEFNPPGHPDLSTHLRYVERSARKLARSTFYAMSRWQGRMETKQGFLGRIVDIGAELFAMSAACVRAELLRSCDDHGREAYQLADVFCRQSRVRVEELFTRLWSNTDDLDRRVVDGVLSGTYTWLEDGIIDPSGDGPWIADATPGPSVRDDVHRPIR, encoded by the coding sequence ATGTCCGCACCATCCGCACCGAAGAACACGCCCAAGGTCACCGAGCGTGAAGCGCGCCAAGTGGCCGAGGCCGCGCGCGAACAGGACTGGCACAAGCCCAGTTTCGCCAAGGAACTCTTCCTCGGGCGCTTCCGCCTCGACCTGATCCATCCGCATCCGCAGCCGCCCGTGGACGACGTCCGGCGCGGCGAGGCGTTCCTCGCCCGGCTGCGCGACTTCTGCGAAACCAGGATCGACAGCGCCCTGATCGAGCGTGAGGCGAGGATCCCCGACGAGGTGATCAATGGCCTCAAGGAACTCGGCGCGCTCGGGATGAAGATCGAACCGAAGTACGGCGGCCTGGGGCTGACCCAGGTCTACTACAACAAGGCCCTTTCCCTGGTCGGCTCCGCCAGCCCCGCGATCGGCGCGCTGCTCTCCGCCCACCAGTCCATCGGCGTACCGCAGCCGCTGAAGATCTTCGGCAGCCAGGAGCAGAAGGACGCCTTCCTGCCCCGGCTGGCCAGCACCGACATCTCGGCGTTCCTGCTCACCGAGCCGGACGTCGGCTCCGACCCGGCCCGGCTCGCCACCTCGGCCGTTCCGGACGGGTCGGACTACATCCTCGACGGGGTGAAGCTGTGGACGACCAACGGTGTCGTCGCCGACCTGCTCGTCGTGATGGCCCGTGTCCCGAAGTCGGAGGGCCACCGGGGCGGCATCACCGCGTTCGTCGTCGAGGCGGACTCCCCGGGCATCACCGTGGAGAACCGCAACGCCTTCATGGGCCTGCGCGGCATCGAGAACGGCGTCACCCGCTTCCACCGCGTCCGGGTCCCCGCCGCGAACCGCATCGGCCCCGAAGGCGCGGGGCTCAAGATCGCCCTGACCACGCTCAACACGGGACGGCTCTCGCTGCCCGCGATGTGCGTCGGCGCCGGGAAGTGGTGCCTGAAGATCGCCCGTGAGTGGTCGGCGGTGCGCGAGCAGTGGGGCAGGCCGGTCGCCCGGCACGAGGCCGTCGGCGCCAAGATCTCCTTCATCGCGGCGACCACCTTCGCGCTCGAAGCGGTGGTCGAACTCTCCTCCCAGATGGCCGACGAGAACCGCAACGACATCCGGATCGAAGCGGCTCTCGCCAAGCTCTACGGCTCCGAGATGGGCTGCCTGATGGCCGACGAGCTGGTCCAGATCCGCGGCGGCCGGGGCTTCGAGACCGCCGAGTCGCTCGCGGCCCGGGGCGAGCGGGCCGTCCCCGCCGAGCAACTCCTGCGCGACCTGCGGATCAACCGGATCTTCGAGGGCTCCACCGAGATCATGCACCTGCTGATCGCCCGTGAGGCCGTCGACGCCCACCTGAAGGTCGCCGGAGACATCATCGACCCCGACAAACCCCTCTCCGCCAAGGCGAAAGCGGGCGCGAACGCGGCCGGCTTCTACGCCCGCTGGCTCCCCAAACTCGTCGCGGGACCGGGGCAACTCCCGCGTACGTACGGAGAGTTCAACCCGCCCGGCCACCCGGACCTGTCCACCCACCTGCGCTACGTCGAACGCTCCGCCCGTAAACTCGCGCGCTCCACGTTCTACGCCATGTCGCGCTGGCAGGGCCGGATGGAGACCAAGCAGGGCTTCCTCGGCCGGATCGTCGACATCGGTGCGGAACTCTTCGCGATGAGCGCCGCCTGCGTCCGTGCCGAACTGCTGCGCTCCTGCGACGACCACGGCCGCGAGGCCTACCAGCTCGCCGACGTGTTCTGCCGCCAGTCCCGCGTCCGGGTCGAGGAACTCTTCACCCGACTGTGGTCCAACACCGACGATCTGGACCGACGCGTGGTGGACGGCGTCCTGTCCGGTACGTACACCTGGCTGGAGGACGGCATCATCGACCCGAGCGGCGACGGACCGTGGATCGCCGACGCCACCCCGGGGCCGTCCGTCCGGGACGACGTCCACCGGCCCATTCGCTGA
- the dxr gene encoding 1-deoxy-D-xylulose-5-phosphate reductoisomerase: MSDSPAPLADPHLVFDAAEGRRDLVILGSTGSVGTQAIDLVLRNPDRFRVTGLSAAGGRVALLAEQARQLRVRTVAVAAPDAAPALREALRAQYGTGEPLPEILAGPEAASQLAAGDCHTVLNGITGSIGLAPTLAALEAGRTLALANKESLIVGGPLVKALAKPGQIIPVDSEHAALFQALGAGTRADVRKLVVTASGGPFRGRTRSELVDVTREEALAHPTWAMGPVITINSATLVNKGLEVIEAHLLYDIPFDRIEVVVHPQSYVHSMVEFTDGSTLAQATPPDMRGPIAIGLGWPQRIPDAAPAFDWSKTSSWEFFPLDNEAFPSVGLARHVGTLGATAPAVFNAANEECVDAFLTGRLPFNGIMDTVTAVVAEHGTPATGTSLTVADVLEAETWARARARELSAKATAEARA; encoded by the coding sequence ATGAGCGACAGCCCTGCCCCCCTCGCCGACCCGCACCTCGTCTTCGACGCCGCGGAAGGCCGCCGGGATCTCGTCATCCTCGGCTCCACCGGTTCCGTCGGTACTCAGGCCATCGACCTGGTGCTGCGCAACCCCGACCGCTTCCGCGTCACCGGGCTCTCCGCCGCGGGCGGACGGGTCGCCCTCCTCGCCGAGCAGGCCCGGCAGCTGCGGGTGCGTACCGTGGCCGTCGCCGCGCCGGACGCCGCTCCGGCCCTGCGCGAGGCGCTGCGCGCGCAGTACGGGACGGGCGAGCCGCTCCCCGAGATCCTGGCCGGCCCCGAGGCCGCCTCCCAGCTCGCCGCCGGCGACTGCCACACCGTGCTCAACGGAATCACCGGCTCGATCGGTCTCGCCCCCACGCTCGCCGCGCTGGAGGCGGGCCGCACGCTCGCCCTGGCCAACAAGGAATCGCTGATCGTCGGCGGCCCGCTGGTGAAGGCGCTGGCGAAGCCCGGCCAGATCATCCCGGTCGACTCCGAGCACGCCGCCCTTTTCCAGGCGCTCGGCGCGGGCACCCGCGCCGACGTACGCAAGCTCGTCGTCACCGCGTCCGGCGGCCCCTTCCGGGGACGCACCCGGAGTGAACTCGTGGACGTCACCCGCGAGGAGGCCCTCGCTCACCCGACCTGGGCCATGGGACCGGTCATCACGATCAACTCCGCCACCCTGGTCAACAAGGGACTGGAGGTCATCGAGGCGCATCTCCTCTACGACATCCCGTTCGACCGGATCGAGGTCGTGGTCCACCCCCAGTCCTACGTCCACTCCATGGTCGAGTTCACCGACGGCTCCACCCTCGCCCAGGCCACACCTCCGGACATGCGGGGCCCGATCGCCATCGGCCTCGGCTGGCCCCAGCGCATCCCGGACGCGGCCCCCGCCTTCGACTGGTCGAAGACGTCCAGCTGGGAGTTCTTCCCCCTCGACAACGAGGCCTTCCCGTCCGTGGGACTGGCCCGGCACGTGGGCACGCTCGGCGCCACCGCCCCCGCCGTGTTCAACGCAGCGAACGAGGAATGCGTCGACGCATTTCTGACGGGACGGCTGCCGTTCAACGGAATCATGGATACGGTCACCGCGGTGGTGGCCGAACACGGCACCCCCGCCACGGGAACTTCGCTCACGGTCGCAGACGTCCTCGAAGCGGAGACCTGGGCACGCGCCCGGGCCCGTGAACTCTCGGCGAAAGCGACAGCGGAGGCGCGCGCATGA
- a CDS encoding M50 family metallopeptidase has product MSISTVLLTILGIVVFVIGLLFSIAWHELGHLSTAKLFGIRVPQYMVGFGPTIWSRKKGDTEYGIKAIPAGGYIRMIGMFPPGPDGRLEARSTSPWRSMIEDARSAAFEEIEPGDEKRLFYTRKPWKRVIVMFAGPFMNLVLAVAIFLGVAMSFGFQTQTTEVAGVQKCVIPQSENRETCKKTDAVSPAQAAGLKKGDKIVAFNGQKVDDWATLSERIRDTVGPATITVQRDGQEQTLHAVLKKNAVAKKDSNGDAIPGKFVTAGYLGFAAQTEIVPLSFGDSVVRMGDMIENGVDSIIALPSKIPGLWDAAFGDGPRAADSPVGVVGAARIGGEVMALDVPAQNQIAMMLFLLAAFNLSLFLFNMLPLLPLDGGHIAGALWEALRRNVARVFKRPDPGPFDVAKLMPVAYVVAGVFICFTLLVLVADIVNPVKIS; this is encoded by the coding sequence ATGAGTATTTCGACGGTCCTGTTGACGATTCTGGGCATCGTCGTCTTCGTCATCGGCCTGCTGTTCTCGATCGCCTGGCACGAGCTGGGGCACCTGTCGACCGCGAAACTCTTCGGCATCCGCGTCCCCCAGTACATGGTCGGCTTCGGACCGACGATCTGGTCGCGCAAGAAGGGCGACACCGAGTACGGGATCAAGGCCATCCCGGCCGGCGGCTACATCCGCATGATCGGCATGTTCCCGCCGGGACCGGACGGGCGCCTGGAGGCGCGGTCCACCTCGCCGTGGCGCAGCATGATCGAGGACGCCAGGTCCGCGGCCTTCGAAGAGATCGAGCCGGGCGACGAGAAGCGCCTCTTCTACACGCGCAAGCCGTGGAAGCGCGTCATCGTGATGTTCGCCGGACCGTTCATGAACCTGGTCCTCGCCGTCGCGATCTTCCTGGGTGTGGCGATGTCCTTCGGCTTCCAGACGCAGACCACCGAGGTCGCGGGCGTCCAGAAGTGCGTGATCCCCCAGAGCGAGAACCGCGAGACCTGCAAGAAGACCGACGCCGTCTCGCCCGCACAGGCGGCGGGACTCAAGAAGGGCGACAAGATCGTCGCTTTCAACGGCCAGAAGGTCGACGACTGGGCGACGCTCTCGGAGCGGATCCGCGACACCGTCGGTCCTGCCACCATCACGGTCCAGCGCGACGGTCAGGAGCAGACCCTCCACGCCGTGCTGAAGAAGAACGCCGTGGCGAAGAAGGACTCCAACGGGGATGCGATCCCCGGTAAGTTCGTGACGGCCGGCTACCTCGGCTTCGCCGCGCAGACCGAGATCGTCCCGCTCTCCTTCGGCGACTCGGTCGTCCGCATGGGAGACATGATCGAGAACGGCGTCGACTCGATCATCGCCCTCCCGTCCAAGATTCCCGGCCTGTGGGACGCCGCCTTCGGCGACGGCCCGCGAGCGGCCGACTCCCCGGTGGGGGTCGTCGGTGCGGCCAGGATCGGCGGCGAGGTGATGGCGCTGGACGTGCCGGCGCAGAACCAGATCGCGATGATGCTGTTCCTGCTGGCGGCCTTCAACCTCTCGCTGTTCCTCTTCAACATGCTGCCCCTGCTTCCGCTCGACGGCGGACACATCGCCGGAGCGCTCTGGGAGGCCCTGCGCCGCAACGTGGCGCGCGTCTTCAAGCGCCCCGACCCGGGCCCCTTCGACGTGGCCAAGCTGATGCCGGTCGCCTATGTCGTCGCAGGTGTCTTCATCTGCTTCACGCTACTGGTGCTGGTGGCCGACATCGTCAATCCGGTCAAGATCTCCTGA
- the ispG gene encoding flavodoxin-dependent (E)-4-hydroxy-3-methylbut-2-enyl-diphosphate synthase, whose product MTAISLGIPSVPTKLADRRVSRKIQVGSVAVGGDAPVSVQSMTTTRTSDIGATLQQIAELTASGCQIVRVACPTQDDADALATIAKKSQIPVIADIHFQPKYVFAAIDAGCAAVRVNPGNIKQFDDKVKEIARAAKDAGTPIRIGVNAGSLDARLLKKYGKATPEALVESALWEASLFEEHDFREIKISVKHNDPVVMVNAYRQLAARCDYPLHLGVTEAGPAFQGTIKSAVAFGALLSEGIGDTIRVSLSAPPAEEVKVGLQILESLNLKQRRLEIVSCPSCGRAQVDVYKLADQVSAGLEGMEVPLRVAVMGCVVNGPGEAREADLGVASGNGKGQIFVKGEVIKTVPESRIVETLIEEAMKIAEQMEKDGIASGEPEVSVS is encoded by the coding sequence ATGACTGCGATTTCTCTCGGAATTCCGTCCGTTCCGACCAAGCTCGCCGACCGGCGGGTCAGCCGCAAGATCCAGGTCGGATCGGTTGCGGTGGGCGGGGATGCGCCGGTGTCGGTGCAGTCGATGACGACGACGCGTACGTCGGACATCGGTGCGACGTTGCAGCAGATCGCGGAGTTGACGGCGTCGGGCTGTCAGATCGTGCGGGTGGCGTGTCCGACGCAGGATGACGCGGACGCGTTGGCGACGATTGCGAAGAAGTCGCAGATTCCGGTGATCGCGGATATTCATTTCCAGCCGAAGTATGTGTTCGCGGCGATCGATGCGGGTTGTGCCGCGGTGCGGGTGAATCCGGGGAACATCAAGCAGTTCGACGACAAGGTGAAGGAGATCGCGCGGGCGGCGAAGGATGCGGGTACGCCGATCCGGATCGGTGTGAACGCGGGTTCGCTGGATGCGCGGTTGCTGAAGAAGTACGGGAAGGCGACTCCGGAGGCGTTGGTGGAGTCGGCGCTCTGGGAGGCGTCGCTCTTCGAGGAGCATGACTTCCGGGAGATCAAGATCTCGGTGAAGCACAACGATCCGGTGGTGATGGTCAATGCGTACCGTCAGCTGGCTGCTCGGTGTGACTACCCGTTGCATCTGGGGGTGACGGAGGCGGGGCCGGCGTTCCAGGGGACGATCAAGTCGGCTGTGGCTTTTGGTGCGTTGCTGTCGGAGGGGATCGGGGACACGATCCGGGTGTCGTTGTCGGCGCCGCCGGCGGAGGAGGTCAAGGTCGGTCTGCAGATTCTGGAGTCGTTGAATCTGAAGCAGCGTCGGCTGGAGATCGTTTCGTGTCCGTCGTGCGGGCGGGCGCAGGTGGATGTGTACAAGCTGGCGGATCAGGTCAGTGCGGGGCTTGAGGGCATGGAAGTGCCGTTGCGGGTGGCCGTGATGGGCTGTGTCGTCAATGGTCCGGGTGAGGCCCGTGAGGCGGATCTGGGTGTCGCGTCCGGCAATGGCAAGGGGCAGATCTTCGTGAAGGGCGAGGTCATCAAGACCGTGCCCGAGTCGAGGATCGTCGAGACGCTGATCGAAGAAGCCATGAAGATCGCCGAACAGATGGAGAAGGACGGCATCGCCTCCGGCGAGCCCGAGGTCTCCGTCAGCTAA
- a CDS encoding DUF4081 domain-containing GNAT family N-acetyltransferase, with protein MLTQTTTRVLEPSDLGAALAILESEPVANAFVTARVRIAGLDPWRLGGEMWGWYADGRLRSLCYSGANLVPICATPEAVRAFADRARRAGRRCSSIVGPAEPTAQLWRLLEPGWGPAREVRAHQPLMVTESLSAEVTPDPLVRRIRKDEMDVLMPACVAMFTEEVGISPVAGDGGLLYQARVAELIGAGRSFARIEDGKVLFKAEIGAATPQACQIQGVWVAPEHRGRGLSETGMAAVLRYALADVAPVVSLYVNDYNTPARRAYARVGFRETGAFMSVLF; from the coding sequence GTGTTGACGCAGACCACCACCCGGGTCCTCGAACCCAGCGACCTCGGCGCCGCTCTCGCCATACTGGAGAGCGAACCCGTGGCCAATGCCTTCGTGACCGCCCGGGTCCGGATCGCAGGTCTCGATCCCTGGCGCCTCGGTGGCGAGATGTGGGGCTGGTACGCCGACGGACGGCTGCGTTCGCTGTGCTACTCGGGCGCCAACCTCGTACCGATCTGCGCCACCCCCGAAGCCGTCAGGGCCTTCGCCGACCGCGCCCGCCGGGCCGGCCGACGCTGCTCCTCGATCGTCGGCCCCGCGGAGCCCACCGCCCAGCTGTGGCGGCTGCTCGAACCCGGCTGGGGCCCCGCCCGCGAGGTCCGGGCCCATCAACCCCTCATGGTCACCGAGAGCCTGTCCGCCGAGGTCACCCCCGACCCCCTGGTCCGCCGGATCCGCAAGGACGAGATGGACGTCCTGATGCCGGCCTGTGTGGCGATGTTCACCGAGGAGGTCGGCATCTCCCCGGTCGCGGGCGACGGCGGTCTCCTCTACCAGGCACGCGTCGCCGAACTCATCGGCGCCGGCCGCTCGTTCGCCCGGATCGAGGACGGCAAGGTCCTCTTCAAGGCGGAGATCGGCGCGGCCACCCCGCAGGCCTGCCAGATCCAGGGCGTCTGGGTCGCTCCCGAACACCGCGGCCGAGGACTCTCCGAGACCGGCATGGCGGCGGTCCTGCGCTACGCACTGGCCGACGTCGCACCCGTCGTCAGCCTCTACGTGAACGACTACAACACCCCCGCCCGCAGGGCGTACGCCAGAGTCGGCTTCCGCGAGACCGGCGCGTTCATGAGCGTGCTGTTCTGA
- a CDS encoding GNAT family N-acetyltransferase — MAAVSGGGPHTPSVRIGPIDLAARVDEALAVQAVAFGLGPEEIEVRRHIVLRHLDHPCARALGATTPDGRLVGFVYGLPNERGQWWSTVVEPYLRATGSVHWLDDSFVITELHVHPAFQNRGTGRMLITAITDAVDQPRSILSAIDTDSPARALYRSLGYRDLARQVLFPSAPKPYAVMGAPLPLRRRGQTGTDRQPIDFRPPVPPG, encoded by the coding sequence ATGGCAGCAGTTTCCGGGGGCGGCCCCCACACTCCCAGCGTCCGGATCGGACCGATCGATCTCGCCGCGCGCGTGGACGAGGCGCTCGCCGTACAGGCCGTCGCCTTCGGCCTGGGCCCGGAAGAGATCGAGGTACGGCGCCACATCGTCCTCAGACACCTCGACCACCCCTGCGCCCGCGCCCTGGGCGCCACCACCCCCGACGGCCGGCTCGTCGGCTTCGTCTACGGCCTGCCGAACGAACGCGGCCAGTGGTGGTCCACCGTCGTCGAGCCCTACCTCCGCGCCACCGGCTCCGTGCACTGGCTCGACGACTCGTTCGTCATCACCGAACTGCACGTCCACCCGGCGTTCCAGAACCGCGGCACCGGCCGCATGCTGATCACCGCCATCACGGACGCCGTCGACCAGCCCCGGTCCATCCTCTCCGCGATCGACACGGACAGCCCGGCACGTGCCCTGTACCGCAGTCTCGGCTACCGGGACCTGGCCCGCCAGGTGCTCTTCCCCAGCGCTCCCAAGCCGTACGCGGTGATGGGAGCCCCGCTCCCGCTGCGTCGCAGAGGACAGACGGGGACGGACCGACAGCCAATCGATTTCCGCCCACCCGTACCACCCGGCTAA
- a CDS encoding proline--tRNA ligase — translation MVQVQRMSRLMIKTLRDDPADAETLNHKLLVRAGYVRRTAAGIWTWLPLGKKVLENITRVVREEMDAIGGQEVLLPALLPKESYDASGRYDEYGDLLFKLKDRKGAEYLLGPTHEEIFTQVVKDQITSYKDLPVILYQIQTKYRDEARPRAGVLRGREFQMKDSYSFDTTDEGLVEAYQLHRAAYIRIFERLGLDHRIVSAVSGAMGGSASEEFLAPAPAGEDTFVDCPACDYAANTEAVTFKAAPVDASAHGPVEELDTPDTPTIDTLAAHLGVPASATLKNLLVKVDGEIVAVGVPGDREVDLGKLGEHLAPAVVELVTAEDFEGRADLVRGYVGPQGLEKVRYIADPRIAAGTAWITGANKPGTHAKNVVAGRDFEVDDYLDVVVVEAGDPCPKCGTGLQLDRAIEIGHIFQLGRKFADAFQLDVLGQNGKPVRVTMGSYGIGVSRAVAALAEQTADEQGLCWPREIAPADVHVVAAGKALQTELALDVSEKLAAAGVRVMVDDRAGVSPGVKFTDAELIGVPKILVAGRRSAEGVLELKDRRTGEREELTVDEAIARLVAQG, via the coding sequence ATGGTCCAGGTCCAGCGCATGTCCCGATTGATGATCAAGACACTGCGCGACGACCCGGCGGACGCCGAGACGCTGAACCACAAGCTGCTCGTCCGGGCCGGTTACGTACGCCGCACGGCGGCCGGAATCTGGACCTGGCTGCCGCTCGGCAAGAAGGTCCTGGAGAACATCACCCGCGTCGTCCGCGAGGAGATGGACGCCATCGGCGGCCAGGAAGTGCTGCTTCCCGCGCTGCTCCCCAAGGAGTCGTACGACGCCAGCGGCCGTTATGACGAGTACGGCGATCTGCTGTTCAAGCTGAAGGACCGCAAGGGCGCCGAGTACCTCCTCGGACCCACCCACGAAGAGATCTTCACCCAGGTCGTCAAGGATCAGATCACGTCCTACAAGGACCTGCCCGTGATCCTCTACCAGATCCAGACCAAGTACCGGGACGAGGCCCGCCCCCGCGCCGGTGTGCTGCGCGGCCGCGAGTTCCAGATGAAGGACTCGTACTCCTTCGACACCACGGACGAGGGGCTCGTCGAGGCGTACCAGCTGCACCGCGCCGCCTACATCCGGATCTTCGAGCGGCTCGGCCTCGACCACCGCATCGTCTCCGCCGTATCCGGCGCGATGGGCGGCTCGGCCTCCGAGGAGTTCCTGGCCCCCGCCCCGGCCGGTGAGGACACCTTCGTCGACTGCCCCGCCTGCGACTACGCCGCCAACACGGAAGCCGTGACCTTCAAGGCCGCCCCCGTGGACGCCTCGGCGCACGGCCCGGTCGAGGAGCTGGACACCCCCGACACCCCGACCATCGACACGCTCGCCGCGCATCTCGGCGTCCCGGCCTCCGCGACCCTGAAGAACCTGCTGGTCAAGGTCGACGGCGAGATCGTCGCCGTGGGCGTGCCCGGCGACCGCGAGGTCGACCTCGGCAAGCTCGGCGAGCACCTCGCGCCCGCCGTCGTCGAACTGGTCACCGCGGAGGACTTCGAGGGCCGCGCAGACCTGGTGCGCGGCTACGTCGGCCCGCAGGGTCTGGAGAAGGTCCGCTACATCGCCGACCCGCGCATCGCCGCCGGCACTGCCTGGATCACCGGCGCGAACAAGCCCGGCACCCACGCGAAGAACGTCGTCGCCGGCCGTGACTTCGAGGTCGACGACTACCTCGACGTCGTCGTCGTCGAGGCGGGCGACCCCTGCCCCAAGTGCGGCACCGGCCTCCAGTTGGACCGCGCCATCGAGATCGGTCACATCTTCCAGCTCGGCCGCAAGTTCGCGGACGCCTTCCAGCTCGATGTGCTCGGCCAGAACGGCAAGCCGGTCCGGGTCACGATGGGCTCGTACGGCATCGGCGTCTCCCGCGCCGTCGCCGCGCTTGCCGAGCAGACCGCCGATGAGCAGGGGCTTTGCTGGCCCCGCGAGATCGCCCCGGCCGATGTCCACGTCGTCGCGGCGGGCAAGGCGCTCCAGACGGAGCTGGCCCTGGACGTCTCCGAGAAGCTCGCCGCCGCCGGTGTGCGGGTCATGGTCGACGACCGTGCTGGCGTCTCGCCCGGTGTGAAGTTCACCGACGCCGAGCTGATCGGCGTCCCGAAGATCCTGGTCGCCGGCCGCCGCTCGGCCGAGGGCGTCCTGGAGCTCAAGGACCGCCGCACCGGCGAGCGCGAGGAGCTCACGGTCGACGAGGCGATCGCCCGCCTCGTCGCCCAGGGCTGA